A genomic stretch from Setaria italica strain Yugu1 chromosome VII, Setaria_italica_v2.0, whole genome shotgun sequence includes:
- the LOC101770355 gene encoding coleoptile phototropism protein 1, whose product MEIWEAMERENHVAERGLVPIVNGVDVQVQHEHGGAKMDMEGFVRRGQSCRYASSDIPSDLLVKVGGVNFHLHKHPMISRSARLARLVDEASALHGPIAATVVELPDLPGGHGAFELAAKFCYGVVVDITAANVAVLRCAAEYLEMTEELEEGNLAFRAEAFLSYVVASSWQDSVAVLRSCEGLSPWAEDLQLVRRCSESVAAKACTNPRAMRWAYAAGRMSPAKTTARAGASSGDTGQQPAPPPDWWVDDVCVLRIDHFVRVITAVQAKGMRGDLVGAAITRYSFKWLNIKESPASHGHGHCALEIVIAGEGDTQTTPETDSEQRMVVESLISIIPAQKDSVSCSFLLRLLRLAVTLKAAPALVTEVEKRVGMQLDQAALSDILIPSSSYPYGRLRSDAAYDVDLVQRLVEQFVVQEQSSSSTPSRGKEENTRSQRVASLIDSYLSEVSRDRHLPLGKFQALAESVPEPARGCHDGLYRAVDSYLKAHPAATEHERKRLCRAVDCGKLSREVRAHAAENERLPLRVAVRVLLAEQAKMAASIGRAGRKEDDVAALRMEVEIVNARYMELQREVELLQRQVERMLPPPSAAGKQQSVSGWASGWKKLGRLGRIQVEQPVVTVAPGETGSREPRRRRNSAS is encoded by the exons ATGGAGATCTGGGAAGCCATGGAGAGGGAAAACCACGTCGCAGAGCGCGGCCTCGTCCCCATCGTCAACGGCGTCGACGTGCAGGTGCAGCACGAGCACGGCGGCGCTAAGATGGACATGGAAGGCTTCGTGCGCAGGGGCCAATCATG CCGCTATGCTAGCAGTGACATCCCGAGCGATCTGCTCGTCAAGGTGGGAGGCGTCAACTTCCACCTCCACAAGCACCCCATGATCTCCCGGAGCGCCCGCCTGGCCCGGCTCGTCGACGAGGCGTCGGCGCTGCACGGTCCCATCGCCGCCACCGTGGTCGAGCTCCCCGATCTTCCAGGCGGGCACGGCGCGTTCGAGCTAGCCGCTAAGTTCTGCTACGGCGTGGTGGTCGACATCACGGCTGCCAACGTCGCCGTCCTGCGCTGCGCAGCCGAGTACCTGGAGATGACGGAGGAGTTGGAGGAGGGCAACCTCGCCTTCCGCGCGGAGGCTTTCCTAAGCTACGTCGTGGCGTCGTCGTGGCAGGACTCGGTCGCCGTGCTCCGGAGCTGCGAGGGCCTCTCGCCGTGGGCCGAGGATCTGCAGCTCGTTCGCCGATGCAGTGAGTCCGTCGCCGCCAAGGCGTGCACCAACCCGCGGGCCATGCGGTGGGCCTACGCCGCTGGCAGGATGTCGCCGGCGAAGACGACGGCGAGGGCCGGCGCGTCCAGCGGCGACACCGGCCAgcagcccgcgccgccgccggactgGTGGGTGGACGACGTCTGCGTGCTTAGGATCGATCACTTCGTGCGCGTCATCACCGCCGTCCAGGCTAAAGGCATGCGCGGcgacctcgtcggcgccgccatCACGCGATACTCCTTCAAATGGCTCAACATCAAGGAGAGCCCCGCGTCGCATGGGCACGGCCACTGCGCGCTCGAAATTGTCATCGCCGGGGAGGGCGACACGCAGACGACGCCGGAGACGGACAGCGAGCAGAGGATGGTGGTGGAGAGCCTGATCAGCATCATCCCCGCGCAGAAGGACTCCGTGTCGTGCAGCTTCCTCCTCCGGCTGCTCCGCCTGGCCGTCACGCtcaaggcggcgccggcgctggtgaCGGAGGTGGAGAAGCGCGTGGGCATGCAGCTCGACCAGGCGGCGCTGTCCGACATCCTGATCCCGTCGTCGTCGTATCCCTACGGCCGCCTCCGCTCCGACGCCGCGTACGACGTCGACCTCGTGCAGCGGCTCGTCGAGCAGTTCGTGGTGCAGGAgcagtcgtcgtcgtccaccccAAGCCGCGGCAAGGAGGAGAACACGAGGTCGCAGCGCGTGGCGAGCCTGATCGACAGCTACCTCTCCGAGGTGTCCCGTGACCGGCACCTCCCCCTGGGTAAGTTCCAGGCCCTGGCGGAGTCGGTGCCGGAGCCGGCGCGCGGCTGCCACGACGGGCTCTACCGCGCCGTGGACTCGTACCTGAAGGCGCACCCGGCGGCAACGGAGCACGAGCGGAAGCGGCTGTGCCGGGCGGTGGACTGCGGGAAGCTGTCGCGGGAGGTGCGCGCGCACGCGGCGGAAAATGAGCGGCTGCCGCTGCGCGTCGCCGTGCGGGTGCTGCTGGCGGAGCAGGCCAAGATGGCTGCCTCGATCGGCAGGGCGGGGAGGAAGGAGGACGACGTCGCCGCGCTGAGGATGGAGGTGGAGATCGTTAACGCCAGGTACATGGAGCTGCAGCGGGAGGTGGAGCTACTACAGAGACAGGTGGAACgcatgctgccgccgccgtccgccgcgggGAAGCAACAGAGCGTGTCGGGGTGGGCAAGCGGGTGGAAGAAGCTCGGGAGATTGGGTAGGATTCAGGTGGAGCAGCCGGTAGTTACAGTGGCGCCCGGCGAGACGGGGAGCAGGGAGCCTCGGCGGAGGAGGAACTCGGCCTCGTGA